From a single Solanum dulcamara chromosome 4, daSolDulc1.2, whole genome shotgun sequence genomic region:
- the LOC129887238 gene encoding uncharacterized protein LOC129887238 isoform X1 has product MVGGGRKKVNKCYPEKDSSIIDDTQPVDTQISPQSLPGEDHELYNDQNMAPADDHPFFNDAFETQLVNLCGENQILEIGGETQVVDFGDETQVVDFGGETQVVDFGSETQQVDLGVETQLVEDHDGLQNKHIQTFGNCNIEVAVDSDSEGSDRTEVLCDTQELSDDDSMENSYSSIDQVKLPKSSNSNTSDRSSLAQSDVQSNDKHHSGSLQRGFTSIRAASIRASGLAAYDMSRKGTKGSTWSIKSDNPLEQEGAGHNGTSVVGPQSEVRKELNLNACEEYDEHLKEVGNENRCKVGSSAARKLFRDEILIETKGPEDGKYDFQKAVDLPQLASENVLAGLSYLDSQEPGEDTQANALEAVDKFLNLNPFDFDQHIDFGKSSIGKSKCVSAANGTKHLARRAAGIADAEGGIFDWDDNREDEGGGEFFQKKKELLFGRIPATEPLKHGSLDPLRRGAKSCGEKEKHPLNNKKFKGSPCSDSRLMSSKGRVKSELSKSRTRKNFVEELDEQFTVGAGDGMVADGNGDNVPDLLNVGLDTQMAAEAMEILCFGVPVLENGCRNENKGDKTLRNSSCKGRVDDESLLKQRSSNKKTRSSDTRPATRLSVQKDAKLVEEHCRETVKQQKSSKKQGNEEQGAGLRMIKANMTKSHASRGKEEELGQEERPPKESRGSTSAKNCHLQQQHGSFTPVAHRTRHNLAESQPKSSLSAAATFNRNGTDSDACETLMNHGNFAANQTANLRNMKSSWGELCAVDHPKRKRSHRKMPTMGQEATTQSCRRSKRLRGDQTSTLIDVSTKKRKCSPECTSPGIASSRRGSRKKPLNEGIDKGHPEGTNINDAFADGNTKALLNKSPEDFNRKADVETTQFVDEAHGAESSTGDQCKAPASACTTPTNSRILKNSVSPICMGDEYQKQSCRKNMSRSALLREIISLRTTGTPADSTLKDSRKRREMTNVRVLFSQHLDADIIKQQKKILARLGASSASSMSDATHFVADEFVRTRNMLEAIAVGKPVVTHLWLESCGQANCLIDEKSYILRDARKEKEFGFSMPISLARACQHPILQGYKVFITPNTKPGKEILASLVKAVHGLAVERLCRSAMKEEIIPDNFLVLSCEEDYEVCILFLEKGATVYSSELLLNGIVTQRLEFDRYRLFTDHVKRTRSTVWVKKNNNQYLAVAKCK; this is encoded by the exons ATGGTTGGCGGTGGTAGAAAGAAGGTGAACAAGTGTTACCCGGAAAAGGATAGTTCGATTATTGACGATACACAGCCAGTGGACACTCAAATTTCACCCCAGTCCTTACCAG GTGAGGATCATGAGTTGTACAATGACCAAAATATGGCTCCTGCTGATGACCACCCTTTCTTCAATGATGCCTTTGAGACCCAATTAGTAAATCTCTGCGGTGAAAACCAGATTTTGGAAATTGGTGGTGAAACACAAGTGGTGGATTTCGGCGATGAAACACAAGTTGTGGATTTCGGTGGTGAAACACAAGTTGTGGATTTTGGTAGTGAAACTCAACAGGTGGATTTAGGTGTTGAAACCCAATTGGTTGAAGATCATGATGGTCTGCAAAATAAACACATCCAGACTTTTGGAAATTGCAATATTGAAGTTGCCGTAGATAGTGATAGTGAAGGAAGTGATAGAACTGAGGTCTTGTGTGATACTCAAGAGTTATCAGATGATGATTCAATGGAAAACAGCTACAGCTCAATTGACCAGGTGAAGTTGCCTAAAAGCAGCAACTCCAACACAAGTGATAGGAGTTCACTTGCACAATCAGATGTTCAGAGCAATGATAAGCATCACTCAG gATCTTTGCAAAGAGGGTTTACTTCAATCCGTGCTGCATCTATCAGGGCTTCCGGTTTGGCTGCTTATGACATGAGCCGTAAAGGGACAAAAGGAAGTACATGGTCTATTAAGAGTGACAATCCTCTGGAGCAGGAAGGTGCAGGCCATAATGGTACATCCGTGGTTGGACCTCAATCTGAAGTCAGGAAGGAGCTTAACCTGAATGCTTGTGAGGAGTATGATGAACATTTGAAAGAAGTAGGTAATGAAAACCGGTGTAAGGTTGGTAGTTCAGCTGCGAGGAAACTTTTCAGAGATGAGATACTTATTGAAACTAAAGGGCCAGAAGATGGAAAGTATGATTTTCAGAAGGCAGTGGACTTGCCTCAGTTGGCATCTGAAAATGTATTGGCAGGTTTAAGTTATCTAGATTCTCAAGAACCTGGAGAGGACACTCAGGCCAATGCACTAGAAGCTGTTGACAAGTTTCTTAACCTTAATCCTTTTGATTTTGATCAACATATTGACTTTGGGAAGTCCTCCATTGGAAAATCAAAATGTGTCTCTGCTGCAAACGGGACAAAACACTTAGCTCGGAGAGCAGCTGGAATAGCTGATGCAGAAGGTGGGATTTTTGATTGGGATGACAATCGTGAAGATGAAGGAGGTGGAGAGTTTTTCCAGAAGAAAAAGGAACTTCTTTTTGGCAGGATACCTGCTACTGAACCTCTGAAGCATGGTTCACTTGACCCCTTAAGACGGGGAGCTAAAAGTTGTGGAGAAAAGGAAAAGCACCCTTTGAACAACAAAAAGTTTAAGGGTTCCCCCTGTTCTGATTCAAGGTTGATGTCAAGTAAAGGGAGAGTGAAAAGTGAGCTATCAAAGTCCAGAACTAGAAAGAACTTTGTTGAGGAGCTGGATGAACAATTCACCGTGGGGGCTGGTGATGGAATGGTTGCTGATGGTAACGGAGACAATGTTCCAGACTTGCTAAATGTTGGTTTAGATACTCAAATGGCTGCTGAAGCTATGGAAATATTATGCTTTGGAGTTCCTGTGCTGGAAAATGGTTGTAGAAATGAGAACAAAGGTGATAAGACATTGAGAAACAGTTCCTGCAAAGGTCGAGTTGATGATGAGAGTCTGTTAAAGCAGAGGTCCTCCAACAAAAAGACGCGATCTTCTGACACTCGACCTGCTACACGGTTGTCAGTGCAGAAGGATGCCAAATTAGTTGAAGAGCACTGTAGAGAAACAGTGAAGCAACAGAAAAGTAGCAAGAAGCAAGGCAATGAAGAACAAGGAGCCGGATTGAGAATGATCAAGGCAAATATGACGAAATCCCATGCTTCAAGGGGAAAAGAAGAGGAGTTGGGACAAGAAGAAAGACCACCAAAAGAAAGCAGAGGTTCCACGTCTGCCAAGAATTGTCATTTGCAACAGCAGCATGGCTCATTTACACCTGTAGCTCATCGAACTAGGCACAATCTGGCAGAAAGTCAACCAAAAAGTAGTCTGTCTGCTGCTGCCACTTTTAATAGAAATGGGACTGATAGTGATGCTTGTGAGACTTTGATGAATCATGGTAATTTCGCCGCCAATCAAACTGCCAATCTCCGAAATATGAAATCATCATGGGGTGAACTTTGTGCTGTTGACCATCCCAAACGAAAAAGAAGTCATCGAAAGATGCCTACCATGGGGCAAGAGGCCACTACTCAATCTTGTAGAAGGTCAAAAAGATTAAGAGGTGACCAGACAAGTACTTTAATTGATGTCAGCACAAAAAAGAGAAAGTGTTCACCTGAATGCACTTCCCCTGGTATTGCATcctcaagaagagggtctcggAAGAAGCCATTAAATGAAGGCATAGATAAAGGACATCCGGAGGGTACCAACATTAATGATGCTTTTGCTGATGGAAATACAAAAGCACTTCTAAATAAGTCACCAGAAGATTTTAATAGGAAAGCTGATGTAGAGACAACACAATTTGTTGATGAAGCACATGGAGCAGAATCTTCAACAGGAGACCAGTGTAAAGCGCCAGCTTCAGCATGCACCACTCCTACCAATTCGAGAATCCTGAAGAATTCTGTGTCACCTATATGTATGGGTGATGAGTATCAAAAGCAATCGTGCAGGAAGAATATGTCAAGGTCCGCTCTTTTGAGAGAAATTATTTCCTTACGTACTACTGGAACGCCAGCTGACTCCACCTTAAAAGATTCCAGGAAGAGGCGAGAAATGACTAATGTTCGAGTCTTGTTCAGTCAGCACCTTGATGCAGATATAATCAAACAGCAAAAAAAG ATCTTAGCTCGGTTAGGGGCCTCAAGTGCGTCATCTATGTCCGATGCCACTCATTTTGTGGCTGATGAATTTGTTCGCACTAGAAACATGCTAGAAGCTATTGCTGTTGGGAAACCTGTGGTGACACATCTATGGCTTGAGAGTTGTGGACAAGCAAACTGTCTTATTGATGAGAAAAGTTATATACTGAGAGATgcaagaaaagagaaagagttCGGCTTCAGCATGCCAATTTCATTAGCACGAGCATGCCAACATCCCATTTTACAG GGATATAAAGTTTTTATCACTCCGAATACAAAGCCCGGTAAAGAAATATTGGCAAGTTTGGTGAAGGCAGTTCATGGTTTG GCAGTTGAGCGACTTTGTAGATCTGCTATGAAAGAGGAAATTATTCCTGATAATTTTCTAGTTTTATCGTGTGAAGAAGACTATGAAGTTTGCATCCTCTTTCTTGAGAAAG GAGCGACAGTGTATAGTTCGGAACTCCTGCTGAATGGCATAGTCACTCAGAGACTAGAATTTGACAG GTATCGTCTCTTCACGGATCATGTTAAGAGAACTCGTTCAACAGTATGGGTGAAGAAAAATAACAATCAATACCTTGCTGTTGCAAAATGCAAATGA
- the LOC129887238 gene encoding uncharacterized protein LOC129887238 isoform X2, translating into MVGGGRKKVNKCYPEKDSSIIDDTQPVDTQISPQSLPGEDHELYNDQNMAPADDHPFFNDAFETQLVNLCGENQILEIGGETQVVDFGDETQVVDFGGETQVVDFGSETQQVDLGVETQLVEDHDGLQNKHIQTFGNCNIEVAVDSDSEGSDRTEVLCDTQELSDDDSMENSYSSIDQVKLPKSSNSNTSDRSSLAQSDVQSNDKHHSGSLQRGFTSIRAASIRASGLAAYDMSRKGTKGSTWSIKSDNPLEQEGAGHNGTSVVGPQSEVRKELNLNACEEYDEHLKEVGNENRCKVGSSAARKLFRDEILIETKGPEDGKYDFQKAVDLPQLASENVLAGLSYLDSQEPGEDTQANALEAVDKFLNLNPFDFDQHIDFGKSSIGKSKCVSAANGTKHLARRAAGIADAEGGIFDWDDNREDEGGGEFFQKKKELLFGRIPATEPLKHGSLDPLRRGAKSCGEKEKHPLNNKKFKGSPCSDSRLMSSKGRVKSELSKSRTRKNFVEELDEQFTVGAGDGMVADGNGDNVPDLLNVGLDTQMAAEAMEILCFGVPVLENGCRNENKGDKTLRNSSCKGRVDDESLLKQRSSNKKTRSSDTRPATRLSVQKDAKLVEEHCRETVKQQKSSKKQGNEEQGAGLRMIKANMTKSHASRGKEEELGQEERPPKESRGSTSAKNCHLQQQHGSFTPVAHRTRHNLAESQPKSSLSAAATFNRNGTDSDACETLMNHGNFAANQTANLRNMKSSWGELCAVDHPKRKRSHRKMPTMGQEATTQSCRRSKRLRGDQTSTLIDVSTKKRKCSPECTSPGIASSRRGSRKKPLNEGIDKGHPEGTNINDAFADGNTKALLNKSPEDFNRKADVETTQFVDEAHGAESSTGDQCKAPASACTTPTNSRILKNSVSPICMGDEYQKQSCRKNMSRKRREMTNVRVLFSQHLDADIIKQQKKILARLGASSASSMSDATHFVADEFVRTRNMLEAIAVGKPVVTHLWLESCGQANCLIDEKSYILRDARKEKEFGFSMPISLARACQHPILQGYKVFITPNTKPGKEILASLVKAVHGLAVERLCRSAMKEEIIPDNFLVLSCEEDYEVCILFLEKGATVYSSELLLNGIVTQRLEFDRYRLFTDHVKRTRSTVWVKKNNNQYLAVAKCK; encoded by the exons ATGGTTGGCGGTGGTAGAAAGAAGGTGAACAAGTGTTACCCGGAAAAGGATAGTTCGATTATTGACGATACACAGCCAGTGGACACTCAAATTTCACCCCAGTCCTTACCAG GTGAGGATCATGAGTTGTACAATGACCAAAATATGGCTCCTGCTGATGACCACCCTTTCTTCAATGATGCCTTTGAGACCCAATTAGTAAATCTCTGCGGTGAAAACCAGATTTTGGAAATTGGTGGTGAAACACAAGTGGTGGATTTCGGCGATGAAACACAAGTTGTGGATTTCGGTGGTGAAACACAAGTTGTGGATTTTGGTAGTGAAACTCAACAGGTGGATTTAGGTGTTGAAACCCAATTGGTTGAAGATCATGATGGTCTGCAAAATAAACACATCCAGACTTTTGGAAATTGCAATATTGAAGTTGCCGTAGATAGTGATAGTGAAGGAAGTGATAGAACTGAGGTCTTGTGTGATACTCAAGAGTTATCAGATGATGATTCAATGGAAAACAGCTACAGCTCAATTGACCAGGTGAAGTTGCCTAAAAGCAGCAACTCCAACACAAGTGATAGGAGTTCACTTGCACAATCAGATGTTCAGAGCAATGATAAGCATCACTCAG gATCTTTGCAAAGAGGGTTTACTTCAATCCGTGCTGCATCTATCAGGGCTTCCGGTTTGGCTGCTTATGACATGAGCCGTAAAGGGACAAAAGGAAGTACATGGTCTATTAAGAGTGACAATCCTCTGGAGCAGGAAGGTGCAGGCCATAATGGTACATCCGTGGTTGGACCTCAATCTGAAGTCAGGAAGGAGCTTAACCTGAATGCTTGTGAGGAGTATGATGAACATTTGAAAGAAGTAGGTAATGAAAACCGGTGTAAGGTTGGTAGTTCAGCTGCGAGGAAACTTTTCAGAGATGAGATACTTATTGAAACTAAAGGGCCAGAAGATGGAAAGTATGATTTTCAGAAGGCAGTGGACTTGCCTCAGTTGGCATCTGAAAATGTATTGGCAGGTTTAAGTTATCTAGATTCTCAAGAACCTGGAGAGGACACTCAGGCCAATGCACTAGAAGCTGTTGACAAGTTTCTTAACCTTAATCCTTTTGATTTTGATCAACATATTGACTTTGGGAAGTCCTCCATTGGAAAATCAAAATGTGTCTCTGCTGCAAACGGGACAAAACACTTAGCTCGGAGAGCAGCTGGAATAGCTGATGCAGAAGGTGGGATTTTTGATTGGGATGACAATCGTGAAGATGAAGGAGGTGGAGAGTTTTTCCAGAAGAAAAAGGAACTTCTTTTTGGCAGGATACCTGCTACTGAACCTCTGAAGCATGGTTCACTTGACCCCTTAAGACGGGGAGCTAAAAGTTGTGGAGAAAAGGAAAAGCACCCTTTGAACAACAAAAAGTTTAAGGGTTCCCCCTGTTCTGATTCAAGGTTGATGTCAAGTAAAGGGAGAGTGAAAAGTGAGCTATCAAAGTCCAGAACTAGAAAGAACTTTGTTGAGGAGCTGGATGAACAATTCACCGTGGGGGCTGGTGATGGAATGGTTGCTGATGGTAACGGAGACAATGTTCCAGACTTGCTAAATGTTGGTTTAGATACTCAAATGGCTGCTGAAGCTATGGAAATATTATGCTTTGGAGTTCCTGTGCTGGAAAATGGTTGTAGAAATGAGAACAAAGGTGATAAGACATTGAGAAACAGTTCCTGCAAAGGTCGAGTTGATGATGAGAGTCTGTTAAAGCAGAGGTCCTCCAACAAAAAGACGCGATCTTCTGACACTCGACCTGCTACACGGTTGTCAGTGCAGAAGGATGCCAAATTAGTTGAAGAGCACTGTAGAGAAACAGTGAAGCAACAGAAAAGTAGCAAGAAGCAAGGCAATGAAGAACAAGGAGCCGGATTGAGAATGATCAAGGCAAATATGACGAAATCCCATGCTTCAAGGGGAAAAGAAGAGGAGTTGGGACAAGAAGAAAGACCACCAAAAGAAAGCAGAGGTTCCACGTCTGCCAAGAATTGTCATTTGCAACAGCAGCATGGCTCATTTACACCTGTAGCTCATCGAACTAGGCACAATCTGGCAGAAAGTCAACCAAAAAGTAGTCTGTCTGCTGCTGCCACTTTTAATAGAAATGGGACTGATAGTGATGCTTGTGAGACTTTGATGAATCATGGTAATTTCGCCGCCAATCAAACTGCCAATCTCCGAAATATGAAATCATCATGGGGTGAACTTTGTGCTGTTGACCATCCCAAACGAAAAAGAAGTCATCGAAAGATGCCTACCATGGGGCAAGAGGCCACTACTCAATCTTGTAGAAGGTCAAAAAGATTAAGAGGTGACCAGACAAGTACTTTAATTGATGTCAGCACAAAAAAGAGAAAGTGTTCACCTGAATGCACTTCCCCTGGTATTGCATcctcaagaagagggtctcggAAGAAGCCATTAAATGAAGGCATAGATAAAGGACATCCGGAGGGTACCAACATTAATGATGCTTTTGCTGATGGAAATACAAAAGCACTTCTAAATAAGTCACCAGAAGATTTTAATAGGAAAGCTGATGTAGAGACAACACAATTTGTTGATGAAGCACATGGAGCAGAATCTTCAACAGGAGACCAGTGTAAAGCGCCAGCTTCAGCATGCACCACTCCTACCAATTCGAGAATCCTGAAGAATTCTGTGTCACCTATATGTATGGGTGATGAGTATCAAAAGCAATCGTGCAGGAAGAATATGTCAAG GAAGAGGCGAGAAATGACTAATGTTCGAGTCTTGTTCAGTCAGCACCTTGATGCAGATATAATCAAACAGCAAAAAAAG ATCTTAGCTCGGTTAGGGGCCTCAAGTGCGTCATCTATGTCCGATGCCACTCATTTTGTGGCTGATGAATTTGTTCGCACTAGAAACATGCTAGAAGCTATTGCTGTTGGGAAACCTGTGGTGACACATCTATGGCTTGAGAGTTGTGGACAAGCAAACTGTCTTATTGATGAGAAAAGTTATATACTGAGAGATgcaagaaaagagaaagagttCGGCTTCAGCATGCCAATTTCATTAGCACGAGCATGCCAACATCCCATTTTACAG GGATATAAAGTTTTTATCACTCCGAATACAAAGCCCGGTAAAGAAATATTGGCAAGTTTGGTGAAGGCAGTTCATGGTTTG GCAGTTGAGCGACTTTGTAGATCTGCTATGAAAGAGGAAATTATTCCTGATAATTTTCTAGTTTTATCGTGTGAAGAAGACTATGAAGTTTGCATCCTCTTTCTTGAGAAAG GAGCGACAGTGTATAGTTCGGAACTCCTGCTGAATGGCATAGTCACTCAGAGACTAGAATTTGACAG GTATCGTCTCTTCACGGATCATGTTAAGAGAACTCGTTCAACAGTATGGGTGAAGAAAAATAACAATCAATACCTTGCTGTTGCAAAATGCAAATGA